The genomic interval CGATTCTACTGAAGCGAAAATTCTTAAGTACGGTGGCCAGGTCGCAATGCCAAAATATGCTCTGCCTGGAATGGCGTGGCAGGGATACTTTGTTGATACGGAAGGAAATGTTTTTGGCATTCATCAACCGGATGAGAACGCCAAATAGAATTTTTTCATGAAGTAAGTTCGGCTGATCCATTTAGTAGCTACTACTAAATAGCTATCAAAAAGCTTAACTTTTCAACAATCTGGTACTTTTTAATAAGAAAAGTGCCTTTTTTCATTTTGAAGTATATTAACTCTATTAAGCTTTTCGCTCAATTTAGCTTTAACCTTATATTGGGCGAAAGGCGCATTACGGTTATCTATCATATGTCGATTGTTTGTTAAAAGTCATATGTAGGTACCGTTATTTCCTCTTTTTCATCGATGTTGATCGACAAGAATTTGATTTCCGTCTGGATCTTCAATTGTAAAATGTGCAGGTCCTTCACTTGCTTCATCTGCTTCAGTCAACATGTTGATTCCTTTTGCTTTAAGCTGTTTTTGAATGTCTCGAATGTCTGTAAACGAATCGAGATTTCCGCCATTTTCATTCCATCCAGGATTAAAAGTCAGGATGTTTCTTTCAAACATACCTTGGAACAACCCGATTATACAATTTTCATTCTTCATAATAAGCCAATTTTGCGTGATATCACCACCTAAAACTTGAAATCCTAGGTTTTCGTAAAATACCTTTGATTTGTTAATGTCTTTTACATTTAAACTTACAGAAAATGCACCTAGTTTCATCATTTCCTCCTTTTTATTCACATGCGGGTAAATAATTTACTTACATATAACTATAAATGAGTAGTTTGAAATACACAATATTTACCATCTAGTATAGGAGGACGTGGGTAGATATATCGGAAAAGTGCATGTTGATGTAGGAAATACCGCTTGTAAGGTACCACTTGCCAGATTATATTAAGAAGGCAGAAGTGAAGAATAGTATAGTATGAAGCGCAAGACATGTATTTGTTGATACATACTAGACTATTTTACAATTATCATATGGGATGTGATCATTTATGGATGAAAAAGGTAGAACGATTGAAGCGGTAGACAAATATATGATGGATTTACCAGAGGATATACAAATCATTACTGGTGAATTAAGAAAAATCATCCTTCATTCTTCAACAAAACTAATTGAAGAGTTTAAATGGTCTATGCCAAATTACTCTTATCATGGATTGTTATGTTATCTTCAAGCATCCAAGAAACACGTTAATCTTGGTTTTCATAGAGGGAATGAACTTCTAGACAAGGATACGAACAAATTATTACAAGGTACAGGAAAAACAATGAGACACATTAGAATAAAAAAGTTTGAAGATATTCAAAGTGAAGCTTTCGCTTATCTAATTAAAGAAGCACTTGCATTGAATGAGACGATTAAAACTTACACAAAGGCAGTACCGGGCTGCAGGTTGAAATGTTTGCAGCGACAAAAATCCATCTGAGTTACTCGGGTGGATTTTTTATTTAAAACAAAATGGAGAAGAACTTTTTTAATTAACCAAATTATATTAGAAAAAATCTGCCAAGCACGATGAGTGATGGTACGATGCACGATGCAGATATAGAAAGAACGTTTCGTACCGATATCTTGATATAAAAGTGAAATAGTAAGCCTTAAACTAAATATAATCGAAAACAGCCAAATAAAACACAGCAAAAAAGACCGATAATACTAATGCCCGAAGCTTATGGACATGATGAAGCCTAATCATTGGAAACATGATGATAACAAATAAGAATGACCATCCCAAATGCCATCCATTGTGATAGGATAAAACCCCTAACCATTCAGCTACCCACTCTAATACCACAAAACTAAGAATCCATTTTAGTAAGTAAATGAGTTGTTTCTTTATTCAACTCGAATAATGAGACAAAAAAACAAAAGCAATGAAAGGGTTTATGATGAGATTATGTGTAAAATGAACATTCATAAGATTAAAAATCGAATCTTTTCTTATCTCCCACAAATGGTAATGACTATGTGAAATAAACTCGTAAAGGAAAGTTGCCAAAGATACGTATAGCATTGTTGGATAATAATTTTCCCAATTTTTCCAATCTCCCTTCCATAAAGACAATGCGATAACCAGGATAACAAGAAATAAGTTCATTTATTTTTCTCCTATTTGTATAATGTATTGGTTATTATTTGTAAAAAAATTACAGTTTATACTGGATGATCAAAGACCAGTATTGTTACATTCCGAGAAAATGATTCCATTTGATTACGAATCTGCTGTTGTCGTTCATTCTAAAAATTGTCAGATGTAGATTCATCCAAGGTTATCAACCTACATCTCTCGTTATAAGGTGAGTAAGTAGACGATAAAAGTGTTTGAAAAATGAAAACAATTCATAATTATGATAATCTTACATTAATAGGGAAAGGAGTGATTGTTATGAATAATTTAGTTCCAGAAACGACACTTAATGACGGGCTTACTTTGCCGGTGATCGGTTTAGGCACATATTTACTTAAGGGAAATGAAGGGGGCAACGCCATACAAAATGCCATAGATATTGGTTATCGTCTCATCGATTCTGCTTATAATTATGAAAACGAGGGAACAGTAGGTGAGGCTGTTCGACGAAGTTCCGTTCCTAGAGAAAAATTAAGAATCACCTCCAAATTGCCAGGTCGCTATCAAGCATATGATAAAGCCGTTACAACGATT from Metabacillus sediminilitoris carries:
- a CDS encoding DUF1801 domain-containing protein, which produces MDEKGRTIEAVDKYMMDLPEDIQIITGELRKIILHSSTKLIEEFKWSMPNYSYHGLLCYLQASKKHVNLGFHRGNELLDKDTNKLLQGTGKTMRHIRIKKFEDIQSEAFAYLIKEALALNETIKTYTKAVPGCRLKCLQRQKSI
- a CDS encoding VOC family protein, which translates into the protein MKLGAFSVSLNVKDINKSKVFYENLGFQVLGGDITQNWLIMKNENCIIGLFQGMFERNILTFNPGWNENGGNLDSFTDIRDIQKQLKAKGINMLTEADEASEGPAHFTIEDPDGNQILVDQHR